The following nucleotide sequence is from Mytilus galloprovincialis chromosome 12, xbMytGall1.hap1.1, whole genome shotgun sequence.
CTTTCCAAACAATGAGATTCAAAGTATTAaagaatagaaagaaaaaataccTTAACTgtgaaaaaatacagaaatgacAATCTGTCCACGCTTCGATTCAAATGTGCACAGTTCAATTCAGATGTGCTTCTGGAACAACGACATTTGAGAAGCCGAACAggtgaaatgcaaaaaaaaaaacagcatttaaCTTGTTATGCATTGTGCGCAATGTCATTGTGATTTGTCTTTTATTTCCGTTTTCAGTATATACCTAGTTTTATGGCTTGCTAAACCTCTCAAACTAATTACTATGGTATTGGTTGGATTGATATCATACCATGGAAAGTAAATTGTCACACATTACTGGTTGTAAATATTGCTTTACAACTATACTTATATTTAGATAATAATTGATCCACTCCTCTAACttctattttcatttgtttttattgtttctcTTGCAGACTTATTGATTGTTATCTAATCGAAGCAATGAAAGCGTTTGCTGTTGATAAAAGATGATCATTTTCGATGTTACATGTACCGCCACCAAACAAAAAGGAAAGTACTAACATGAAAGAATACCGTCGACCGTCGTTGTCTGTTATCGATGAAAAAGGAAGTGACGATGATTTCGTTATACCAGCCATTAAGGTTTCAAGTTGTGACGATCTGGATCAGAACAGAAATGAAAGATTTAGCTCATTAAATGGACTCTTATCTACTTTTCATTCAGAAGGAGATTCATTAAAACCAGGTAGTGATCTGATAAAGAGTCATAGGGAATCATTTCAGTTCGGTTGTGATTCGGTAAAATCCGGAAGTGATTCCGATTTGTCACGATTAAAACATACCGCACAGAGACTCAACTTAGGAACAAGAAGACCTAGTTACGTTGAGTGGCAGGAAAAATATATGAATCGATCAAGACGTCGGTCGAAACCGGAACTTGTGACAGATCCCGATTTAAGCGGGAAAGACACTTTAACTGTAGAACGTAAAGAAAAAATTAATCAAGCATTGGACTGGTTACGGGAGGAACTGGTAAGTTGTTTTTCTATATTTCGTTTGAACGATATATCTTCAGGGTTTTGTcacataataaattaaaaaaagagggaGGTGTCATGGACAGGTAAAACAAACTGATGTCAATAATTAAGGAATGTGCGTTTAGGCTAACAAATCACTTATacaagaggggcaaaagataacagagggacagtcaaacacgtagatcgaaaattaactgacaacgcgatggctaaaaaataaaatgacaaacagacaaataatagtacacaagacagaacatagaaaactaaatactaagcaacacgTTTGTTTTTGTCCCTATTGGTCTTTAATCAAAACTGGGTTTtggaagaaaatttaaaaaaaacttgagtACATGTTTTACTGTAAATAACAAAGCTGTAGTATAAACAACAGATATGCGTATTGGTAACTGATATACAAAGATTCAGTTCCGTTATTCATCTACATTTGTGTGTATATTCCATGCAAACAATTACATGCAGTACACgtaatcaaaatgaaaaattgaattgtGTGCTGTCACATATACTTTTGCGATACGTTTAACAAAATGGTATGTTCGAAAcaacataaaattgacaaatatacATGGTAATTTCAAATCATTTAAACCACAGGAATGCGTAAATATTTAGACTTTTGTTTTCCTAAAGTGACATTTCTCTCTTTATTTAATCTCGAAATGTGTCttattttactgtttatttcATAAACAGTCAATACTTGGGGTAGTTCTTTTGATCTTGTTTTGTTAGATCAATGAAATATAACATCCATTTACCGTACACTTGGTATCATTTAAGCCATGCTGACAGCATATACATGGATATATAATCACTTAATCTTGATGTATCTTGCTCAAATCATACATTTCAAGATTAAATAGAAACCTCATTAAAAAAACAAGCTTTCTTCGTTTTTATATTAACGTAGGTGCATGTCATTTGCAGCAGTTATCCTAATGTACTTATAACCATTAGGAATTTGTTGTTTCGTAGCTATCTAGAAAGCAGCTAAGAAATCCAGATTAGAAGTACACTTTATGATAAAAATGTATTGAGTGATGTGTTCTTCAAATAATGGTGCTGCTACAATGCTTAAACTTGAACGTTACCAGTAAATTGCCCCTCCCTACTTTTCAGTCTATCACACCTTCGCCACTACATTGTTAATAATGTACACAAGATACAAACGATATATCCGTTTATCAACCTCTTAATAAAATATGCTATAAATTCATTACTTAAACTACAGCAATTTTATTTTTAGCATGAAATGAGATCACAGGACCAAGAATTAGCACGAACATTATTAACA
It contains:
- the LOC143055568 gene encoding protein FAM167B-like; amino-acid sequence: MLHVPPPNKKESTNMKEYRRPSLSVIDEKGSDDDFVIPAIKVSSCDDLDQNRNERFSSLNGLLSTFHSEGDSLKPGSDLIKSHRESFQFGCDSVKSGSDSDLSRLKHTAQRLNLGTRRPSYVEWQEKYMNRSRRRSKPELVTDPDLSGKDTLTVERKEKINQALDWLREELHEMRSQDQELARTLLTLRQDINQLKLKRSYEEHKDMLEGVKCEMEDVQEMKDICDLPIDTPENPLKRLGVTPMNISSRRFSIF